AGTACACAGAGGGGGAGTATGGCAGCAGCTTTTCTCTCATGTGGACTTCCCGGTGTTTAGTGAGGAAAGAGCTCTTATTGAAATGTTTGCCACACTGGGCACATGTGTAGGGCTTCTCTCCATTGTGGATTCGCTGGTGTTCTCGGAACCTTGCGCAGTTATTGAAGCTCTTCTCACAGTCCCCACATTTGTAGGGATTCTCTTCAGTATGGATTCTGCGGTGGGCACTGAAGTGAGAACTGTTGGTGAAGCTTTTCCCACACTCTTCACACTGATAGGGCTTCTCACCAGTGTGGGTTCTCTGATGGATGATAAGACTTGAGCTCTGGCTGAAGCATTTCCCACACTCCCTGCATCTGTacggcttctctccagtatggactCTCTGGTGGGCTCCAAAATTTGAGGAGTCATTAAAGCTTTTCCCACAGTCAGGACATTTGAAAGGCTTTTCCCCAGTGTGGATTCTTTGGTGTCTGATAAGGCTCCTGCTCCTACCAAAGCACTTCCCACAGACACCACACTTAAAAGGATTCTCCTTCTGGTGGGTCATCCTGCACACAAGACGGGCACTCCTTCCAAAGTTTTCCCCATATTTGAGAAGTCTATATGGTCTCCTCCCCACACAAGGCCTCTGATGCACCACAGCCTTCCCTGTATCTCTAGGTTGAGACATCAGCTTTCCCTGTCTAACTCCTTGAAGGTTTTCACagtgtcttcctgagaagtacTCCCTTTTACAGTATTTACTGGGGTTAGTATTCTGGGAAACAAGTCTTTTAGGTTTTTCCATTAATACCCTATGGGGCTCTGTGTCCTTAAACATTACCTGTGTTGGGTCTTCCTTAATAATAGTTCCAATTTCAAAACctggaaaaggaaaagacaatAGAATTTCACAAAATTCCAATATTAACAAAACAATTAACCAGGCCCACAATGCATATGATCCTCTAATGTTCACGGCCACACACTGTGACTTGACTGAGCCACCATGCTTTACCCTCTTTCGGTTCTATAAAAAGGCCTCAAATTGTGTTTTTTGAACTGAATTGTATATCAAGATACTAGTCTCTACTTGTATCCTGATTAACTTAACAATAACTAGGTTTATCTCCTTGAAGTAGCTCATTCTGCTTTTATTCTTTACATTATTCTAAATATTGTACTATACCTCATTTAATAGACAACTAATAGGCAATTCTAAATTCCTCATACTTCTCAACTGTTCAATAGCTAGTCAGGTTCTACTTTAGAGTACTGTTTTTCTCATACCAtcttgtagcttttttttttttttttgtcacctcATGGACCACAATAATACAAATACTGTTTTACTGTTTCAAAAGCTGGAATTTTTTACTCTTTCATTACACCGCATTCACTGTAAGGTGCATCTTGGATTCAGCTTCTCTGTGGAGTTTTATGGGAAGTATGAATGACATATGCCCCATGGGGAAGAAACTTTGGAATGACATAGTATGGTTCTGGCAACATTCTGGTcacttgttaattctgtttttgatatcaatttttaattatgtgaaatTCATACACAGAGAAGAATAAACAGtataatatgtataaagaacttccatagatgctggcgaggatgtggagagagagggacacttctccgttgttggtgggattgcaagttggtacagccactctggaaatcagtctggtggttcctcagaaaattgaactcagtactaccggaagatccagcaattcctctcctgggcatatacccagaagatgttccaacttgtaataaggacacttgctccactatgttcatagcagccttatttataatagccagaagctggaaagaacccagatgtccctcaacagaggaatggatacagaaaatgtggtatatttacacaatggagtactactcagctattaaaaacaatgaatttgtgaaattcttaggcaaatggatgcatctggaggatatcatcctgagtgaggtaacccaatcacaaaagaacacacatggtatgcactcactgataagtggttattagcccagaaacttagactatccaagatacaatttgcaaaacacatgaaactcaagaaggaagaccaaagtgtggttacttcactccttcttagaatggggaacaaaatacctgtggaaggagttacagagacaaagttcggagctaagatggaaggaaagaccatccagagactgccccactcggggacccatcccatatacaaccaccaaacccagacactattgcatatgccagaaagactttgctgactggactctgatatagctgtctcttgtgaggctataccagtgcctggcaaatacagaagtggatgctcatagtcatctattggatggaacactgggaactcaatggagaagctagagaaagtacccaaggagctgaagggatctgaaaccctataggtggaacaacaatatgaactaaccactacccccagagcttgtgtttctagctgcatatgtagcagaagatggcctagttggccatcaatgggaagagaggcccctttgtcttgcatattttatatgctccagtacaggggaatgccagggccaagaagtgggagtgggtaggtaggggagcagggcagggggagggtatagggaactttggggttagcatttgaagtgtaaatgaagaaaatatctaataaaaaattgaaaaaaaaggaaCTTCCATGAACTACTTACTTACCTTTAACAATGATCTATTTATGATTAATGaagtttcaaattcatctggaaaaacaaataatccagaatagagaaaacaattcttaacaataaaagatcttctgggggaatcaccatccctgacctcaagctacactatggaacaatagtgataaaaactgcatggtattggtacagagacagacaggttaatcaatggaacagaactgaagacccagaaataaaaaccacacacttacagacacttgatcttgacaaaaaaccaaaaatatacagtggaaaaaagaaagcatcttcaataagtggtgctggtctaactagcaGTCTgtacacagaaaaatgaaaatagacccatattcttcaccttgcacaaagctcaagtccaagtggatcaaggacctcaacataaactagacacactgaatctaattgaagagaaagtgggaaagagcctcaaactcattggcatgggGGAGGCGATTTCCTAatcagaactccaatggctcaggctctaagatcaaaaattgataaatgggacctcatgaaactgaaaagcttctgtacagcaaTGGACACAGTCAATAGGGCAAATCGGCAACCTTTAGATTGGGAAAAAgccttcactaaccccacatctgataaagggctaatatccaaaatatataaagaactcgagaagTTAACCtcgaaaaaacccaaacaacccaatcaaaaaatggggtgtagaactaaacagagaattcacagcagacgaatcttgaatggctgagaagcacttaaagtaatgttcaaagttcttagtgatcagggaaatgaaaatcaaaatgaccctgagattccaccttacaccaatcagaatggctaagataaaaaattcaggtgacagcacatgttggtgaggatgcaGGAAAAGAGGTTTTCGCATTGGATCCAACATTGTTCTGGGATTCAGAGGAAGTCATAGCCTATTAAGTTGATCTGACAATAACTGATAATTTGATTACGTTCTGGAGGTAACCTAAACATATTCACCGGGACTCTTTTTATAGTTATTAAAAGGAAGCTGGGATCAGAAAGATGGCTCACTAGTTAAAGAATGGGTTGCTTTTTCAGAGTACTTGGGTTTATGGCTttcaactatctgtaactccagttccagggaactaaAATCCTCTTCTAGCCTCCGTGGGCCCCAGACATAGACACCTTacccagacatacatgaaggcaaaatgccCACAGATGCATAGAGCCAAATTTGTTCAAGGTGTGGAATTTGGCAGGCATCATGAGCCATGGCTTAGATATGAGAGAACTTAAGGTGCATGTAGAACACAGCAAGGAGTTTTATTTCCAAGTAGcctagagaaagaaaacagtagCATACAGGCCTTGAAGGATAGGATGAGCATAGAGTAAGCACCGCTTAACAAAACCCAGGTGAGAAGCTGGGCaggatggcacatgcctgcaatcccagcgctCAAGTGAGAtagcaggaggatcacgagttcaaggccagcctgagcaacagtttctggcctctctctctctttctttctctaaaaaaaaagtaCGGGTGAGAAAATTTGTTTTTCAGACTTTTACAGTTTAGGCAAgaaacagagaaggacagaaggacTAGAACAGGGGCTATGGCAGTGGAAGCTGGCAGGTAGAGGTGACTTTCTACTCAGCAAGCCATGTCTTCTACCTGGGCATAAATGCTGAGTGAGGAGGCATTAAAATGGTCTTTACAGGACACCTGTGGGTTTTAGGTATGTCTATGCTTAAGCTAGTAGTTTAGCTGCCAACAAGCAACTCAGTGGACAGTGGCGGGCAAGCTGCTGAAGCCCAGGAGCAGAGTAAAGCCTCCCACCTGGTCCCTGCCTTCCTTtttctcacacaccacacacacagcagccaGATGGTTCTCATTGGACCTTACTGACCACCCTCCTCCTTCAAGTATTTTTTCGATGTAGAATCTCACATTCTTCTCTATAGTTTTTCCAGAAGCAAAACACTGTCTGACCCACCaagacagaaaccaaggctaaagTCCCAGAGTCTGAACCAACAGAATGTGAGCAGCTGAGCCTCAAGCATGGTACCTGACAGGGAAGTACCATGAGAACAGGGACCATTTTACTTAGTtccatttccctcttcctctaaCAGCAAACAGCACTCAAATATCTTCTGAATGAATAAATGTACATGAGCTGTGGGCCAGGTGTACTGATTTTCAAGCAgtcccactttctcctccccttGACCAGAAGCCCCGTGACCCTTACCAGCTGGGCTTTGCAGCAGGCCTGAAGGTCCTTCAAGTTCTGGCTCTTCTATCATTTCCTCCTCACTCAGTCTCTCACTGCCAGAATCTTCTAACACTGCTTCCTGTGGGGTCTCCACAGGTTCCCAGGTTGTAGGCTCTCGGGGTTCAACCTCAATATGTCCCCTTTCCTGCCTTGAGAGGGATGGGACTTCTTCTGAGGTGTTGGTGGAAAGGGAGGATGGACGGCAGTTAACCAGGGCATCCATCTCCTTGTAAAATGCACAGGACTCCAGTACATGGCCATTCTTCACTTTTCGGTAACTCTTCTGAAGGCTTTTGAACTTGGTTCGGCATTGCTCTGGTGTCCGGAGAAAGCCACATTCTCGAAGTTGTTCAGCCACGACTCCATACAATTTGCTCTTCCGATGGCAGGCTTGAAGTGCTTCATAAAATCGGGTCTCTTGAAGGATATCAAGAAAAGTCTTGGTTTCTTCATAGCCCCAATGCACACCTGCCATTCAAggataaagtttaaaaatataaaaaaagcagTCTGGAACTTTTCTATTACACACATTCTATAGTGTAATAGAATACAAGTCTTATTCAGGGAATAGCACTGTGGaacactgtcttctggacatgacaggctactgcactcatgaactcacagcagggATGGCTATTTGTAGAAGAAGACCTACACAGTCAGTCAAAATTGTAGCATaggtgtgtgtgagagcatgtgtgtgtgcgtgttctcaAGTCCCTACCACTTGACAGTTTTTGGAAGAGAGAGAATTGTTCTTTTTTGAGGAAGTTCCTACTGGTAGATTACCTATGCTTCAGGGGATGGTCCCATATCCATAcacatatgggcagcactaattGTATTTAGTGGgttagtaaacaaacaaatagataaaaaacACATGAAGTTGGGATGGGGACTTGTTTCGGGGAGTTGGAGGTAATTGGTGAGTGTATAtgataatatttcattgtatacatttacaaacttctcaaggataaaaaaaattatgagtAAAAGTTCTATTCATGATAGCAACAGGAAATAAGGAATATCCAGAAACAAGCTTTGTAAAAAGCAGAAAAATCTATGTTAAAAATCTACAGTTATTtatttaaacacattaaaataactTGAAAAAATTAGATGTTCTGCTTCTGGGTACAAAGATTCAACCTGCACAAACaccaatttttaaataattagccAAAATTCCAATTCCAAAAGGGTTGACTTGGAAGAGTCCATGTAGTCTCCCATACTGCCACTGCTATGGAAACTAACTAAAGGACTTAGCTACCTATAAGTGTCTTTCCCAAGTAGTTCAGACAAATGGACTACAACCCCAAAAGAATAGACTGAAAAttcttattacttatttttacCAGTTTTCCTTGAGACTGAGAGCTATGTCCAAGTAACTATgggtttgatatatatatattatttttgagacagggtttctctgtgtagctctgtcctGGAGTTCAtgctgtacaccaggctggctttgaactcacatagctccaccagcctctgcctcaggattaaaggcatgtgccaccattgcccagctaatCCTGTGAATTCTTAATCATATATTTCACATGAGAAAATTAAGCCCAATGTAGTTACATGATGCTTCTACAGTCACATAGTTATTAATTGGCTGTTTAATTCGGTATGTCTTGGTTCCCAAATATTCAACAGATTTGCATAGaatatctattctattttttGGTAAGATCTTGCTGTGCAGTCAAGCTTGTCTCAATCTCACAGTCCTCTTGCTAGGTCCCGAGGGCTGGGTTTACAGGTTTGCAGCACCAGGCCTAGTCTCTCTGCATTTTAATGCCTGTCTTTTATCTGGGGTGCATCTCCTATGATGAGGAATATGCagtcttttttttataaaagtatgTTAATCTTGGTTTAGTAAATTTGTAATTAGTGATATGTTTAGATTTATCTCTACTATCTTACTCtcgtgtggtggtttgaatgagattggTCCCTACAGGCTCACACATTGAAGGCCTGTTTCCCAGCTGGTGGTATtaagacaaaagttggtaccagaaaTAGGGACTGATGTGACAGGCCTGACCACGATGGTTCTTTGGGGGAGTGTGGAACTCTTCGGATAGGGAAGTGATTGAATGCTCTCAGTGCGGCTTAATGGGCAATTGAGGAGGAACATGGAGAACAACAGTGGTGAGAGCTATGCATACTGTGGAGGCTTAGCTTAAGAGGTTTCCCAGGGGAACAATTATTAGCTAGAGACCGTTGGGTAGAAAGCATTCTGGTGATATTTTGGTAAGGAATGTGTCTGCTTTTTGACCTTGTCCTaagaatctgcctgaggctaactTCAAGTTTTGGACTATTTGCTAGCAGAGGAGATTTCAGGACAGACTAATGCTGAATGTATCATGTGCTTATTAGTGATTACTTTTAACGTGGGACTATGATGAAAAAGGACAAGCAGGCAGAAAGAAATATAAGTTGTACtatttgaggagaaaaaaaagtaccAGGAAATTGAATGCTGAAGAAAAATCTTGTGTTCAAAGAGATGAGAACTTTAAAGACCGGTGTCTGATGTGAAATGAAATGAGTCGTGTCCTCAGGATAGCATCCCATTCAGCTAAGTTTCCAACTTATAAAAAGGAAATGCCGAGGAGTCTTCTGTTTCTAAAACAAACGAAAGCGACAAATCGGAGCTTATGTAAATGCGAATCTAGGAGAGGGCCAGACTTCACTCACTCCAAGCTTGCAGTACTTGGCAACTTCAGCAACAGGATTCTGGCTTTCGTCATAAAGAATATAGGAGTAAAGGGGTTGTGGGAACTTCCTCGCCAGTTAAGCAAAGCCACTGGGGACAGGCATGCGGCAGGGTAGTTCTTGTATTGTCCAGAAAGGCCAATGTGAGGCTGTGAAAGTGAAGCCCAGAATGTGTTGGAGACGCTAGGATGTTGGAGGCACCCAAGCCTTGGGATGTTTGCCAAGGAGAGCTGCATGTAGGAAGTGAAATCAGCTTGAGAGAAGTGTGTAACAGTTAGCAATGCTGGAAGAGACGAGCCATCAAAGGCTTCTGAGATCAGACACAGAACTACAGgatttggagtttgccctgctgggttttggtcttcttttggtccagtatttcctcactatgcccCATTTACTCCTTTAAAGATGTGTTAttttatgttggaagtatgtaattttcttttttctttttttattttacaggtaGTTACAACTAAGAAACTGCATTGACTCTCAGAAGAGACTATGAACTTTTAAACACTCTTGAGACTGAAAGATTATGGTGACTtttaaagttggactaaatgaattttattattttacaacaAGCCTGTGGGGGGCCAAGGAGTAGGGTGTAGTggattgaatgaaaatggcccccataggctctcATATTTAAGTACTTGGTCCttggttggtggaactgtttgggaagggtgtggctttgttggagaaggtaTTTCACTGGGGAAGGttctgaggtttcagaagcccacaattcccctcccccctccatcttccctctctcccctgtcttcccttcctccctccttttgcCTTCTACTTGCTGATAaggatataagctctcagctactgctccagcttCATGCCTGCTTATCCACTGCCATGTTGGCCATAGATTCTAACCCTTTGGAACTGTGAACCCCAACACACTTTctgtaagttgtcttggtcatggtatctcttcagtGTAATAGAAAAGTTAACTAAGACATCTAGtttctgtatttgtgtatttagAGAAGGGGTTCTGCTATTAGTCCATGTTACCTTCAAACTCTTGATGTTTCTACTTCCCAATTTTTGGCTTTACGGTTGTATGCCACCAGGCATGGctcttacttttgtttttaagtgactgttctttgttctgtttaCTCTCCTTTCTTGTATTTTAAATTGGGCAGAAAAAAGTTTCATTTTCTCTACTCCTTTCTACTGTTTGTTATTGGCTATACTGTATGGACTAATAATGCCTCCTTCACTTATTATAATATAACAGATTCTAGTAATCCTTAAATAATAGTCGACACTTGGAACTCTTATGCTCCACTTACTTCCCTTCTATATGAAGGACTATAATGAATatgatttattatatatgtgtatatgaaagcCTGCAGCTAtgtatgtatagtatgtgtgcctggtacccagaggccagaaggtgttggaatcactggaactggagtgacagatggttatgaactcccatgttgatgctgggaactgagcttggatcttctgtaagagcagccagggctcttaacaactgagtcatctctctacccCGACTCCCAAATGTTTAAAAACCATGCTTCACTCTAACCTGAAAAAGAGCCTGAAGGCTCCTGAGAGTTGTACTCAGGCTACACTGGGGACAGCAGCAATCGCCCTAGTGCCCTTTCAGTTTTTGGGGCATCATTTTGAAAGCAGCCTGGAGTATGAGAGCCCTTTCCAGGATTAGTCTAATGTAATGCTTTCCCCCCAAGAGTACACTTCTATCTTCATACCAAGCCTGTGGGTGGGGTTGGGAGAACAATACAATTCTTACCACTTAGGTTTTGAAATAAGACAGGGGCAGCACGGATTTCAGACTTGCGTATAAACTCAATGCCCACTTCATCACCATCGGAGTCTTCagcaccttcctcctcctccaccaaaCTGACCTGCTCTTTAGCACTAATAGCAGTTCTCTTTAGTGGGAGAGAGATCACAACCTTTGGCCTCTCAGTAGATGAAGTGTGGGCTGCAGGGTTTAACAAGGCATCCATGTCCTCAAAGAAGGCACAGGGTTCTAGCATGTGGCCATTTCTCACTTTTCGATAACTCTTCTGAAGACTTTTGAACTTGGTCCGGCACTGCTCTGGTGTTCGGAGGAAGCCACATTCTCGCAACCATTCAGCCACAGCACCATATACCTGGCTATTTCGGGGACAAGCCTGGAGTGTTTCATAAAAGCGAGATTCCTTGAGAATTGCAAGAAAAGTCTTGGTTTCTTCATAGCTCCAGTGCACACCTGCAATCTTTTCATCTTCCAAACCCCACTGTTGCTGCTCTCGCCACACTTTCCCTGCATTCCTAGCTGGGATCTGAACAGCATGGACCGACTTCTCTTTGATGTAGTTGCTTTGCAGGACACTATTCCTCTTGTTTGAGGAATGAAGACCTACGCTCCATGGTTCCTTTTTTTGTTCCAACTGGGCTATTTTGTTAGGTGCAGACACAGAGTCTCCTACAGTAAGAGAAATATATTTCACAGTGGGTACAATGTCATTGCGACACACCCTAGCCTCCTGTTTAAACATGTTCTCCTGGATTATTTGTTTACACCAAAGCCTTCCTCAGCCAGGACCATGCACACTGTAGTCATTTAAATGACTTCTTTGGCACAGAAATCTAGAAATGGCATCATCTTCTCCCATATATGTACTGTTTCCATCTATCCAGTTCTTTCAGAAGTGCCCTCAAGCGCAAGAAATGTTTCATTACTTTTGACCCTTTGTTTTGGATGATACTGTATCatactgtagccctggctagcctggaactcactatgatgGCTTCAAACTTCTAACAATCTGTCTGCTTCAGTTTCCAAGTGTTAGGATGCAAGTCCTGAGCCACCACAGCTAActcagtatttatttcatttacttctaTTTACATGCCCCAAATCCTTCCTTGtctcagtgtacacacacacacacacacacacacacacacacacacacacacacacacacacccaccctctGGAGCTATTAAAAAAGTAAAGAATTTTTATTAAGTTGTATTAATCACACAGAATGGTATTGgcatagaacaaagaaaatagaatagaCATAATATAGACATAGTAATCTGAAATAAAACCATTCATATATGGTCAactaatctttgacaagggaagaGGAGAGTATATTCAATGAACAGCGCTGGGAAAAGTGAGTCTCTATGTGCAGAAGAGTGAAACTGACTATCAGCTTATACCACTCACAAAGATTAGCTTGAAGTAATTTAAATACCGACATATGGGGCTGGGGAGG
This Mus musculus strain C57BL/6J chromosome 7, GRCm38.p6 C57BL/6J DNA region includes the following protein-coding sequences:
- the Zkscan2 gene encoding zinc finger protein with KRAB and SCAN domains 2 — its product is MATVMNPQIDVEVEECLIMKVEKDSEWVSEPILERSGSTECESFRKCFRQFCYEDVTGPHEAFSKLWELCCRWLKPEMRSKEQILEQLVIEQFLTILPEKIQTWAQKQCPESGEEAVALVVHLEKETRRLRKQVSSPLPSEKQAPPRTVWEVADFEPEQLETQHRVVSLEEAGSLHSGHQEQLNQKREHRPLPKNAHSSVWVPVPSDEWNALDEEVTTQEPIRDVHTERSFSYKKSVQQVPAHRGLYHEIRKESAGSMVSLGDSVSAPNKIAQLEQKKEPWSVGLHSSNKRNSVLQSNYIKEKSVHAVQIPARNAGKVWREQQQWGLEDEKIAGVHWSYEETKTFLAILKESRFYETLQACPRNSQVYGAVAEWLRECGFLRTPEQCRTKFKSLQKSYRKVRNGHMLEPCAFFEDMDALLNPAAHTSSTERPKVVISLPLKRTAISAKEQVSLVEEEEGAEDSDGDEVGIEFIRKSEIRAAPVLFQNLSGVHWGYEETKTFLDILQETRFYEALQACHRKSKLYGVVAEQLRECGFLRTPEQCRTKFKSLQKSYRKVKNGHVLESCAFYKEMDALVNCRPSSLSTNTSEEVPSLSRQERGHIEVEPREPTTWEPVETPQEAVLEDSGSERLSEEEMIEEPELEGPSGLLQSPAGFEIGTIIKEDPTQVMFKDTEPHRVLMEKPKRLVSQNTNPSKYCKREYFSGRHCENLQGVRQGKLMSQPRDTGKAVVHQRPCVGRRPYRLLKYGENFGRSARLVCRMTHQKENPFKCGVCGKCFGRSRSLIRHQRIHTGEKPFKCPDCGKSFNDSSNFGAHQRVHTGEKPYRCRECGKCFSQSSSLIIHQRTHTGEKPYQCEECGKSFTNSSHFSAHRRIHTEENPYKCGDCEKSFNNCARFREHQRIHNGEKPYTCAQCGKHFNKSSFLTKHREVHMREKLLPYSPSVYSPENLLKGKSAELRKTF
- the Zkscan2 gene encoding zinc finger protein with KRAB and SCAN domains 2 isoform X1, with translation MGCYPEDTTHFISHQTPVFKVLISLNTRFFFSIQFPGVHWGYEETKTFLDILQETRFYEALQACHRKSKLYGVVAEQLRECGFLRTPEQCRTKFKSLQKSYRKVKNGHVLESCAFYKEMDALVNCRPSSLSTNTSEEVPSLSRQERGHIEVEPREPTTWEPVETPQEAVLEDSGSERLSEEEMIEEPELEGPSGLLQSPAGFEIGTIIKEDPTQVMFKDTEPHRVLMEKPKRLVSQNTNPSKYCKREYFSGRHCENLQGVRQGKLMSQPRDTGKAVVHQRPCVGRRPYRLLKYGENFGRSARLVCRMTHQKENPFKCGVCGKCFGRSRSLIRHQRIHTGEKPFKCPDCGKSFNDSSNFGAHQRVHTGEKPYRCRECGKCFSQSSSLIIHQRTHTGEKPYQCEECGKSFTNSSHFSAHRRIHTEENPYKCGDCEKSFNNCARFREHQRIHNGEKPYTCAQCGKHFNKSSFLTKHREVHMREKLLPYSPSVYSPENLLKGKSAELRKTF